The genomic stretch ATCACAAAGCAAGCAaacgaagcgcgacgagctattcacccccctctagctacaaatcgaccctaacagaaATATGCTTGTAACATAATTTCCCTAAGGTGCATGATTAATGTTGATCTCCAAAAGGCTTTTGATACGATTGATTGGGGTTTTCTTATGTCTGCACTTGTAGGTTACGAGTTTCCCCAACAATTTTGTGGATGAATATATGAATGTATAACTACGGTCTCCTATTTTATTAGTCTCAACGTATATGACTTCTTTAGTGGTGGAAGAGGTTTGATATAAGGTGATCCTCTCTCCCCTTTATTGTTTGGATTATGTTTGGAGGTTTTCTCGTGCTCTATGAAAGAAGTTTCAAGGCTGGATGCTTTTCATTATCATCCTATGTGTGCTGAGGTAGAACTCACACACCTAGCGTATGCCGACAATCTATTGTTATTTGCAAGGGCGGATGTCTCTACTTTGAACCTTATCATAGGTTGCTTAACGGATTTTGGTGACAAGGCAAGGCTTAGGGCGAACTCACTAAAATCTAACATGTATGTGGTCGGAGTTGATGAATAAATGCGTGAGCAACTACTCCATATTACCAATCAGGGGTCCTTTCCCTTCCGCTATCCTAGTATTCCATTAGCTATGGACACACTATGATTGCAAATTATAGGCACTTCTTGAGGCAATCATAAAGAAGCTAACCTCTTGGTCAAAGCACACCTTGTCACATGTTGGTCGATTGGAATTAGTATGATCGGTGCTTCAAGGAGTTGAATGTTTTTAGTTGTCTATTCTTCCAATGCCTAGTGGGGTGATTGACAAGATTTATGGTCTTTCTCAATCTTTTATATGGTCAACAAAACATCCACCAATCTCTTGGGCAACCATATGTCTAACCAAAGAAGGAGGTTATGGGTTACATGATTTGCAAGCATGGGATACGACTATCCTATGCCAAATCCTATGGAACATTCAAAACTGGAGGGAGTCTCTTTGGGTGCGATGGGTTCATCACCACTATCTTCGGCGTGTGGAATTTTAACCTTGGCGGAAAACCTTCGGATTCTCCTCTCATTAAGCGTTTACTTCAGATTCATGTTCTTTTGCAGCGAACTACTTCAGTAAGTGCAATGAACATGAAGCTCATTGAATGGTTTGCGGCAGAACAAAACGGTGCAGCTTTGACTTATGAGTGCTTTCGACCCCAAAGTCCCTTAGTTTTCGGTGATATGGAAGCCATGCATACTACACAAGCATCATTTCACAACTTGGTTGCTTGCTCACAGGAAGCTAACGACAGTGGATAGATTGCCTTTTGAACCGAACAAGATGTGCGCCTTATGCCGAAGATATGAAATTGTGCTTTTGCTAGGTCTCTTTTTGATAAAGTCAAGAGATGgttggacatcatatttgaaatCACTAGTATGAGCAGATTGGTTTACATATTTCAGCATCACTACAAAGGGAACGAATGGCGCACCAAGACGCGATATCTAGCTGTATCTTCTATGATTTATCTGGGATGCACATAATCGGAGTCTTTTTGAGAACATTGTACCCTGTATTGAGAGGATGTTTCACAAAATCCAAATACAAGTCTCACACTTTGTAGACATCAAGTGATTacctttcaaaacaaaaaaataataatagctTACTCgtagatattaatttttaattcttaTACTATTTATAAGCCTGAAAAGACTGTTTAGGTTAATCAACTGATTAGAACAAGCTACGAAGAGGATAGTTTCCAGTTTACTGCATAGTTCGTTTATGTGAAAAGGATGAAAAGTCAGAGAAGAAAATCTATGAGATCAAAACGATTGTAGTAAATTTGAATAGTTTTCACAAGTACAACAAGATCCTGAGAACTGGATCATGTTATTTCGCAGCAAAGATTAGCTTGCCCATCCAAGCAACATTATGTTAGGACCTCCTTCCTACTAAATTAGCCATTTAATCACTGATAATACTTCACCTAACATAATTTTGAAGAGATTGGAGTGTATGATAAGATTTAATACACTAAATAATGTTAACTCAATATGCTAGTTTTAGATATCAAAAATCAAAAGATGAGCAATTTATAATGTAAACATGACATACAACTGTATACTGACACAAGATGaaattgtgtgtgtgtgtgtgtgttaagATGATATCAGTGGCTAAGCATTCTAAGCATTTTGTATCAAATGTTCAGATTCAAGAACATTCATATAAATATTTATGTATGAAGTAGCGCTTGCCAATCCTTTgcttccatttttctctaaccaACCTACATCAAGTATCATCACGAAAGCTGGTTCAAATTTCACATGCAAATGAATTCCAGATAACAGTATTTAGAAGATGCAATAAACACAAGTGCAGGGGAAGATGAAATATGTGAGATGAATTGTTAACTTGTTTACATGTTAAAAAAGCATAGAGCACGACTCTACAACAGTTCAGATGAGGCATAGAATTAGCATCCCATACATCAAATTAAGAAGAGGCTGTTCAGAGATGTCTTATGGAAGAAAATTGAACAATTTTACTCGACACTCTTACATTTTGATTAGCATAATTCATACTATTTGATTCTGAAGATAGCAGATCACTGAAACAAACAGTCACATGATTATTCCCTAATACAGTTTGAAACGTAAAATGCTAAAGGAAATTCCAAGTCGAGTTATCATAATCTATCAGCTCAAACGTTGACAAGAACGGAAAAGTGAACTTCAAAATTTCTGGACAAAACATAGTAAAATCCAGAAGTTTCAGCTAAACTTGCATCCAAGAATTTTCAATGGGATGAAAAGCAAGTAGACAATCGAAGGAAAGCAACGCACAGATTAGAGTAATAGAACTACACTAGAGTATACCCTGTGAGAGAGCCCGGTCACCGCAGGACGTCGTGCTAAGACGCGACATCAGCCTCGCTGCCGCTACCGTGCTGTGCAACGGGAACAGCGACCCTCCGCAGCTTCCCAATTCCAGAGGAAGTCTGCGTCACATACCACccaaaagggaaaataaaaaactTCAATTGATGCACACACAGAAATGTTAATCCCGCACCAACCGGAGAACTGACCTAGCGAGCGATGAAACGCGGCGGATCGGGCACGGCGCCGCTGCTCGGCGGCCAAGCAAGCAGATAGTGCAGCAGATCTCGATCTGACACCGAGCGATCGAAGGGAAGCGACAGGAATGCAGCAGCGCAAGGATCTCAAGCAGCTCGCAGTAGCCATTCGAAGAGGAATCGCCTGCGAGGGAGAGAGGAGGACTTGATTAGGGTTTATGGCAGGAGCCGAGCCCGGCGAAAATGGGGAAACGGGTCAAAGAGGGCCgttacaaaaatttaattaataaaataaaaaaaacaattaactttcaaatataaaataaaataaaatttaatttatttctttttgggataatacaaaaatccaactagATAAAAGTATGCTGAATCTAATTTGATGATATCCAAATCCTATCCATTAATGGAAATGAACTGCTATTACTCAATATAATTTATCGgtatatttttagcaaatatctaATTCTTTGGTATATTTTAGCCAAAACTAGAAATGGTATAATGAAAAAGACGAAAATGCCCCTATTGCTTGCAAATAATCGCCGTCTAGCTCCCTGCTCTCGTCATCGGAGTCGAAGTTTAATGATTTTCCTTCCTCCTGTTCGCCTCCCTTTCGTCTCTCCTCCTGAGACTCCGCCGATTCCTACTTTTCCGCCTCCTAGATCCGGTGGCCTCCCGCCCGCATCGAAAGATCGCGTCTTTGAGCGGAAGGTCCCGGGCTCCGGTTCCTTCTCCTCGCCCTAGTTCGTTTCCCTGCTTATTTCCCCCCTTTGTTTGATGGCTGTCCGATCCGTCGGTTCGGGTTCGATCTGATAGTTTTGGTCGAGGAAGGCCCTCTTGTGCTGTCTGTTAATTGATTGATTTTGCTGGGACTTGAAGAGATAGTGTGCGCGGTGTATGTATGTGAGTGCGGAGCTGCTTCCTAGGGTTTCTCGTTGCTAGTTGTTCGGGTCATGGGAAGCACTGGGGAGCCAGTGAGAAAGCGACGGTATTTCAGTCCCATTTCTCCCACTAGCGCTGGTACCACCAAGAAGCAGCCTTTTTCACCTCGTTCTGAGGACAAGAAGGTGCCATCACTGCGCTTCATAGTTctttgtcatttttttttatatttcaatCAAGCGTAGATTAGTTCATTTATTGAATAATGTAGCCTGTTTTCACTGGGGAAATGACTTAATccatattattttcttctcttttatttttcttcagaTTGCGGGCTGTAGTAAGCCAATTGTGCCAACTTTTTGTTCTTGATTAAGATTCTGTGTCATATTTGATAGTCATTTTTATCATTGATCAATTGCCAACTCAATCTACTGTTCTTGAAAGTATCAGTTAGAACTAATAAAGAGGGATCAAATATATGCGAGTATAAACAGACTAGAAAGTTGAAGTCATTTAATCCCCTTCTCATTTCTGGAGTGAAATGACTCTGATAAGCATTTCCTTGGCCTTGAAATACAGAAGTGATATATGTTCCTTGAGGAATTTTTTTAACGACTCATTTATAACTCTGACTGATATAGTTTGAAACCACATGATCTTGATTAAACTAGTTATTGACTGCccaatgtttatatatatatttttaatagtgGTAGTAGACTGATGTGTTGTTTTGTTGATCTCTCTCTGtgttttaatttcatattaaaagataaggtttattttttattttcttgtaaGGCTCTTACAACATCACAGGGTGGTAAGAATTGCATGGGATTTTGATTTGTCTCTTAAACTTATTCACAATGATTTATTTTATGTAGCTTGATGTTGCTGTGTTGAGATACAAGAATCAGAAGCTCTCTGAACAATTAGAAGCTCAGAAATTTGAGTATCTTACTCTTGAGAATAAATTTCATCAGATCAAAGAGAAACAAAAGACACATGAAGACATGTTACTTTTGGTCAATAATAACTGGGAGACGGTTAGTTGGCTTTCTTTTAGATGGTTGGTTACGAAAGTTCCAGAATAACAATGCTGGTTTGAATCATTTGATAATAATTTGGTTGTCTTTTTACCAGCTTCTCAGTGACCTGGACTCACTTTCTGCCtcaacaagtggatctacaagTGCTATTCACTTGAAATGCTCTCATTTGTCTAACGGTGAGATTTTGGTAGGATGTATATTATGTTAACTTAGGCAATGTATAGGTTTGACGAGAGCAATTTTGTTCACTGCATATGCTTTATGCTTCTTGATTCATGAGAAGTCATTGTGTTAGAAGTATGTTGGGGAagaactaatgctttgattaatcAACAGGAATAATTGAATAGGAAGTTGTTTCTAGCATAGAAAAAATTATCTTGTGCATTCATTTGGATGTCCAAGTTAGAAGAAGTACTTGGGGTCAGTTCATATCCTTTGTTGTCTTGCACCTTGTTTTTCACTTCTAATTTCTtcaaactcaacactcaactaaCTGGTCTTTTTGTGTTGGTGTATACTGTGTGTTGTTAAGAGCATATGTAATCTGTTTCTTTCACTCAAACTAtatgtgttctttttttttaccCAAAGCTATGAAATACAATAGTAGGCTTTTGCTGTGCATTTTGTGCCACAACATACACAGGTATTTTCATATTGAATTAGCCAACCGAGTTAAAGCTTTGGCTTGTTGGGTCAGGTTTGGTCAGATGGGCACCCACTTAACACATACATGACTCAATTAAGCTATTTCTTTCCTAATAAATACGACCTTAGCTTAATTCTTTGAACATCTATCTTCAAAGAAATAGAATCTCAGATACTTCTATATTGTTCGTCAAAATGTGATGTGAATCTGTATAATTTATTTGCTGGTTCAATCTTTGTGAACTAGTTATTTACGTAGCAAAAAATTGCTTTGTTGTTTAATGGAAGATAGGCAAACGAGAAGGGCaaacatgaaaaattaaaattaaaattaagaaaatctCACTGAGGAATGTGAAAGAACACCTTTATGAGCAGAAAATCTCACTAACAAGTTAGGCATGTAAAAGAAAAACACTATTATCAGCAGGTATACAAAAACatatgttttgagtttttaaCTAATGAGTATGAAACACTGTAGAGATCTTATATGTCTTCTTACTAAATGTGGCAGTCTCGATTTGTCATCATCATCAAGCCATATTTGTCCCAACTATGTGAGTTGGGCTACATGAATCCATTGGTGACTAGGCATCTTTCCTGTTGTAGTTGGCCTGTGGAACTCCCTCTTTGATTATTCTATGTTTAGTTGATATCTGTTCAAAAGAAACTCTACCGAAGTATCTTGTTTAGTTTATTGATTTTTTCTGCTGCTTCTTTTTGTGAGTTAAGCAAGATGTAATCATTCAATCTAGATTTCAAATTGTAAGTACATCTTAGGGTGGAATATGTTTTTATTTGGGAATTCTTGTCCACAATTTAGGCAGTTTTCTGAATGAAAATTGTGATTGTGCTACAAATCTAGGTATAAACTTTCCTTTTGGTTTCAGTGGGGAAATTTTTTTCAAATGCCAGCTTTTCctctatttattaattaagtttgaagatttttaaaaacttttccatAATATATTATTCTCAGGTGGATCATCCTTCTCCATAGAAGAGGATTTCTTGAGGAGACTCCTGGAAACAGGTGCAACCGAATGTTCAGAGGATGCATCTCCTACATCTAACCAAGATGATACACAAACAGAAGCTTCGATGACCAAAAGCATCTTGAAGAATCTTATAAGCTTGCTCAATGATGTGTGGCATGTGAATGAGGCATTTTCTAGTGCTTGCCTTGCAACTCTACCTGAAGATGGTATCAACCTCTTCCATTCAGTGTTTTGCCGATTTTGTAGTTCTGATTGAGCTTCAGAGCTGTGCTTGATGTATTTCTCTTTCAATACTTTTTTTGGTTTGTTGCAGAACCCAGCAGGAAATTGCTGAAGGTTATTCAAAACCTTGAGGTAGAGGTCAGGAACTTTCTAGTGGCTGTTGGTGATCTTCATTTAAAACATAGATCGGTGACAGATGATCTCCTAAACCACCAAGATATTGATTTGAAAAATAAGGCTGAATGCAAACGACTAGCAGGTACCCTTCTAGAAGGTGTTGAAGTTCCTTCCAAATTTTTTTGCAtcttataatttgaatttaaggaAAAGGATTTCTGATGTTGAATTTGCCTGTGATACCTCTATGAACTTACAAGCAGTCCTATCTGACTTTTGTCACAAATGTATGCATCTGTACTTCATGCCCTTACTCTTTTGATGTTGACATGCTCCTTTTTGAAACCTTTATGAAGAGGAGTTGGCCAGTACAGTTGCGGAGTTGGAAGAAAACAATTGTAGAATATCAAAGCTGAAGTTGCATAAAGGCACAACCCAAAGTTCCTATTTCCTTTTCCCTAATTTTGGAAACAAACAAGTTGCTGGAGATAAAGTGAAGGATGCTGAAAAGGATATGCAACACATGGAATCTTCCCTCAAAGAATTGATGGTAGATATCCAACTTTGCTTTTCTTATCTGCATATTGCTCAACAGGCCTATTATTGATTGTTTCATTTGTGCTGGAATTTTTATCAGGGTCTGGTTTCTAGCCGGTTAGAGGACATAAAGAGACTGCATGAAGACAGAATTGAGATTCTAAAGAAACTAGCTGATACGCGGGTTGGTTTTCTTTgtatttgattatattttttGTAAATTATAAGGCTATCATGTATTTCTGAAATAATAAATTTCAGAATGCTTTGATGGATTTCAAGAAGATATCTTCATCTAAGGCTTTTGTGTGTCTGAGCGATCGCCTGAATACATCAAAGGAAGAAATGGATCAGTGCCGGGTTTCACTTGAGAAATTGCAGGTGATAACTGGTCGGTAGTTTGTATGGTTAGTTTTGGTATTCCATTTCACATTTTTAGCCTTTTGAGATTTGGTGCAACATATTTATTACAGGTTGAAAAAGACAGCTTCATTTGGTGGGAAAAGGAGGTGAATTTGAAACACGAGATTGCTGATGTTGGTAGGACAATCTCTTTCCTTTCTGAATCCAGAATTGCTGAGCTACAGCAGATTCTGCAGAAATTGGCTGATGAAAGGGTTATGTTAGAGACCAAACTTGAAGCAGCCACGAGAGAATCAAGTATTTGGTCCAGTTGCTCAATCTTACTTCATTTTAGGTATGAAAGAACATTATATGGTTTGTTATTCCCAGGTAGGGAGGAGATAATTCAAGACTTCAAGGCACTTGCTGCTTCACTGCCTAAAAGCATGGAGATCATGCAAAGTGAAATTGATCAAAAAAAGGAAGCTACTGTAGATCTTCATTCTCTGAGAGCAGAAGTGCAATCTCTTTCTAGTTTGCTGCATAGGAAGGTAACAACTTATCAATGTCAATACCTTCATTTTTTTATGCATCAAATTATCAAGAAGGATATGTTATTCATTGCAGGAGAACGAGATTAAAACTTTATTCGGTACATCTTCTCATCAACTTTCTGAAATAAAGCAGCTGCATACAACTGTAAGATTAGTATTGGTTTGAATCTAATTTTGTTACTAATATGAGCTCTCGATAGAATTGATGAACTGGATCCGTGTCTCTGCCTAATCTCTTTTTAATTTTGATACTAACTGGAAAATGTGATAGGGATTTGTCCAAGTTGAGATATCTATACTTAATATTGGAGGGTAATTAGTAAAATGAGGATCACCTAACAAAAGAAGAAATTAACTGTAATTTTTGTTAAGAAAAGAATGATGTTATGTTACTAATACACCAGTTTGTTTTCCCCTCCTAAAATACAGTATAAAAAAACTGTGGGATAAGTTTGAGTGCAAGGTCTATGAGAAAATTTGACTTAAAAGTAAATCTTTCAACCAATCTCCTTGAAACAAAAAAAGAACAAAACACATTTTTTATTTCACACCAGTTAGAACTTTCTTAATTGTAGTTACTAAATTGCAATAGTCAAGacagaattaaatcaaaatcTGTATGGAAAGATGATGAATCAAAAATGGTATGAAGGGTTAATAAAGTCACACTCAATCAAAGTGCCTATATACATTTTTGGACAATTATGTATGCAATGTTCCTTATAATTTTTTGAATGTACATGTGTGCCCATTCAAATGCAATCTATGAGTTACTTCTGATGCATTTCTTGAATAACCTATTTCTTCATGATATGTTGTCTTGTTTTTCCTGATCCATCAAATTATGCAAGGATTTAGAGATTTGGTCTTTTTCTTTGTAATTATATTTATTTGCTAAatttgcatgtttaataattgCTTGTTTATGCCTGATACAGGTTCAAGATTTGAGAGATAATAATCACGAGTTGAAACTTTTCATAGAGATGTATAGACGTGAATCCACCGATTCCAGGTTTTTCTTCCTTTACCCTTGTGATGTCCTGCAATCTAAATCTATGTCGTAGTTTGATTGTCTCAATATCCTGCTTCGTTCTTACACATGGTCTAATAATATATTTTGGTGAGAATACATGCTAATGTAACTCCAAAAAGAGTATCTTCAATAGATAAAATGAGTGAAAATTGGTTGAGATGGCATGGCCATGTTCAAAGTGCACCAATAGATCTTATTGTTAGAAGAGTTGAATCTTTTGTATGGAAGGTGTAAGAGTCCCATTAGCGACTTGTACCGTTTTATTCTGAAGTGTATGCCATTTGTGTTTGGTAATGCACATGTTTGTCAGCTGAGATATTCCCCCTTTCTTTTGTGATATCTTCAGACAATATTGGTTATTATTGGATTGGATGGAGCAAATTATTGTTTCCTCTCATCATTAAGTT from Zingiber officinale cultivar Zhangliang chromosome 5B, Zo_v1.1, whole genome shotgun sequence encodes the following:
- the LOC121984671 gene encoding E3 ubiquitin-protein ligase BRE1-like 1 isoform X2, giving the protein MTKSILKNLISLLNDVWHVNEAFSSACLATLPEDEPSRKLLKVIQNLEVEVRNFLVAVGDLHLKHRSVTDDLLNHQDIDLKNKAECKRLAEELASTVAELEENNCRISKLKLHKGTTQSSYFLFPNFGNKQVAGDKVKDAEKDMQHMESSLKELMGLVSSRLEDIKRLHEDRIEILKKLADTRNALMDFKKISSSKAFVCLSDRLNTSKEEMDQCRVSLEKLQVEKDSFIWWEKEVNLKHEIADVGRTISFLSESRIAELQQILQKLADERVMLETKLEAATRESSREEIIQDFKALAASLPKSMEIMQSEIDQKKEATVDLHSLRAEVQSLSSLLHRKENEIKTLFGTSSHQLSEIKQLHTTVQDLRDNNHELKLFIEMYRRESTDSRDLIVSKDNEYKAWAHVHTLKSSLDEHNLELRVKAAIEAEATSQKRLTSAEAEIDELRQKLETCERDLSKLSEILTSKHEEGRTYLSEIECIGQSYVDMQTQNQHLLQQIIERDDYNIKLVMEGTKEKQVQEALRLEIQITNRKLQEAKLLMDSYDLRVSKMDEQLKIWSEQVGKLAEDARQSRAAFEHTMKRLLEIQMEAQKSRQLLDLVQNKVEGSRLEVANLLIEIEKERFNKKRIVESLDDMTRKAAYLRVQTKGSVLEKLQQEVKEYRGILKCSICLDRQKEVVIAKCYHLFCYQCIQRTISNRQRKCPTCGSSFGANDVKPIYI
- the LOC121984671 gene encoding E3 ubiquitin-protein ligase BRE1-like 1 isoform X1, which produces MGSTGEPVRKRRYFSPISPTSAGTTKKQPFSPRSEDKKLDVAVLRYKNQKLSEQLEAQKFEYLTLENKFHQIKEKQKTHEDMLLLVNNNWETLLSDLDSLSASTSGSTSAIHLKCSHLSNGGSSFSIEEDFLRRLLETGATECSEDASPTSNQDDTQTEASMTKSILKNLISLLNDVWHVNEAFSSACLATLPEDEPSRKLLKVIQNLEVEVRNFLVAVGDLHLKHRSVTDDLLNHQDIDLKNKAECKRLAEELASTVAELEENNCRISKLKLHKGTTQSSYFLFPNFGNKQVAGDKVKDAEKDMQHMESSLKELMGLVSSRLEDIKRLHEDRIEILKKLADTRNALMDFKKISSSKAFVCLSDRLNTSKEEMDQCRVSLEKLQVEKDSFIWWEKEVNLKHEIADVGRTISFLSESRIAELQQILQKLADERVMLETKLEAATRESSREEIIQDFKALAASLPKSMEIMQSEIDQKKEATVDLHSLRAEVQSLSSLLHRKENEIKTLFGTSSHQLSEIKQLHTTVQDLRDNNHELKLFIEMYRRESTDSRDLIVSKDNEYKAWAHVHTLKSSLDEHNLELRVKAAIEAEATSQKRLTSAEAEIDELRQKLETCERDLSKLSEILTSKHEEGRTYLSEIECIGQSYVDMQTQNQHLLQQIIERDDYNIKLVMEGTKEKQVQEALRLEIQITNRKLQEAKLLMDSYDLRVSKMDEQLKIWSEQVGKLAEDARQSRAAFEHTMKRLLEIQMEAQKSRQLLDLVQNKVEGSRLEVANLLIEIEKERFNKKRIVESLDDMTRKAAYLRVQTKGSVLEKLQQEVKEYRGILKCSICLDRQKEVVIAKCYHLFCYQCIQRTISNRQRKCPTCGSSFGANDVKPIYI